From a region of the Malania oleifera isolate guangnan ecotype guangnan chromosome 12, ASM2987363v1, whole genome shotgun sequence genome:
- the LOC131143699 gene encoding ubiquitin-like modifier-activating enzyme atg7: protein MAEEEKGSVLQFVPFLSAVDEGFWHRLSSLKLNKLGIDDSPISITGFYAPCSHSQVSNHLTITAESFPPERSDESSEPSVTHSNRNRCQVPGILYNTNTLESFHALDKKNLLMAEAKKIWEDIHTGKAVEDCATLSRFLLISFADLKKWSFHYWCAFPALVLDPPATLIDLKPASKWFSLEEAESVTAACNEWRNSSSTTDVPFFLICIDSNMHATIRHLKDWEACQADGQKFLFGFYDPCHLPNNPGWPLRNFLALICSRWSVRKVCFLCYRENRGFADLGLSLVGEALISVPQGWGDIQYEPNAVGWELNRGKKVPRCISLASSMDPTRLAVSAADLNLKLMRWRALPSLNLDILSTVKCLLLGAGTLGCQVARMLMAWGVRKITLLDSGKVAMSNPLRQSLYTLDDCLNGGDFKATAAVKSLKRIFPAVEAEGVVMAIPMPGHPVPSHLEKSVLDDCRRLCDLIDSHDAIFLLTDTRESRWLPTLLCASSSKITITAALGFDSFLVMRHGAGPLHFTQDLKTEAANILSVDMNNFSIADRDESRRLGCYFCNDVVAPVDSTANRTLDQQCTVTRPGLAPIASALAVELLVGILHHPNGIFAEGDIANSNDAGSSENPLGILPHQIRGSLSQFAQMILVGHASNTCTACCNAVVSEYRERGLDFILQAINHPTYLEDLTGLTELMKSASSFQLDWDLQLGDDDDDDDIVEI, encoded by the exons GTTTTTATGCGCCTTGTTCACATTCTCAAGTATCAAATCACTTAACTATCACCGCTGAATCTTTCCCTCCTGAACGAAGCGATGAATCATCAGAACCATCTGTAACTCACAGCAACAGGAACAGATGCCAAGTCCCTGGCATCCTTTATAACACAAATACGTTGGAGAGCTTCCATGCTCTTGATAAAAAGAACTTGCTAATGGCTGAAGCAAAGAAG ATTTGGGAAGATATTCATACTGGAAAAGCTGTGGAGGACTGTGCAACACTTTCAAGGTTTCTTCTCATTTCATTTGCAGACCTCAAAAAATGGAGTTTTCACTATTGGTGTGCTTTCCCTGCTCTTGTGCTTGATCCTCCAGCAACCTTAATTGATTTGAAGCCAGCTTCAAAATGGTTCAGCCTAGAAGAG GCTGAATCCGTCACAGCAGCTTGTAATGAGTGGCGTAACTCAAGCTCAACGACAG ATGTGCCATTCTTCCTGATTTGTATTGATTCAAATATGCATGCTACAATAAGACACCTGAAGGACTGGGAAGCTTGCCAAGCTGATGGCCAGAAG TTTCTATTTGGTTTTTATGACCCATGTCATCTTCCAAACAATCCTGGTTGGCCTCTTCGTAACTTCCTCGCGCTTATTTGTTCAAGATGGTCTGTCAGGAAGGTTTGCTTTTTATGCTATAGGGAGAATCGTGGTTTTGCAGATCTGGGGTTGTCTCTTGTTGGGGAAGCCTTGATTTCAGTTCCACAAG GATGGGGAGATATTCAATATGAACCAAATGCTGTTGGGTGGGAACTAAACAGAGGGAAGAAGGTACCCAGGTGTATTAGCCTTGCTAGTTCTATGGATCCAACTAG GTTGGCAGTATCAGCTGCAGATTTGAACTTGAAGCTAATGAGATGGCGTGCTTTGCCATCTCTGAACCTAGACATCTTATCGACTGTTAAGTGTCTTCTTTTGGGAGCAGGTACACTTGGATGCCAAGTTGCTCGCATGCTTATG GCTTGGGGTGTCCGGAAAATTACACTTCTTGACAGCGGGAAGGTTGCCATGTCCAATCCATTAAGGCAATCACTTTACACGTTGGATGACTGTCTTAATGGTGGTGATTTTAAAGCCACAGCAGCAGTTAAAAGTCTTAAAAGAATATTTCCAGCCGTG GAAGCAGAAGGTGTTGTCATGGCAATACCAATGCCTGGGCATCCTGTGCCTAGCCATTTAGAGAAGAGTGTTCTTGACGATTGCAGACGCCTATGTGATTTGATCGACTCTCATGATGCAATTTTCCTGCTGACTGATACAAGAGAAAGTCGATGGCTCCCAACGCTTCTCTGTGCCAGTTCTAGCAAG ATCACTATCACTGCAGCTTTGGGGTTTGACAGCTTCTTAGTTATGCGTCATGGAGCCGGTCCTCTCCACTTTACTCAGGACCTTAAAACTGAAGCTGCAAATATTTTATCTGTTGATATGAACAACTTTTCCATAGCTGACAGGGATGAGAGTAGGAGATTGGGCTGTTACTTCTGCAACGATGTGGTCGCTCCAGTAGAT TCTACTGCCAACAGAACATTGGACCAGCAATGTACCGTTACACGTCCAGGCCTTGCACCTATTGCGTCTGCCCTTGCAGTTGAACTTCTAGTTGGAATTCTGCACCATCCTAATGG GATATTTGCAGAAGGTGATATTGCAAACTCCAATGATGCTGGAAGCTCTGAGAATCCTCTTGGTATTTTGCCTCATCAGATTCGGGGTTCCCTCTCTCAATTTGCTCAGATGATACTCGTGGGTCATGCCTCAAACACTTGCACAGCTTGTTGTAATGCT GTGGTGTCGGAATATCGCGAAAGAGGTTTGGATTTCATCCTTCAAGCGATCAACCATCCTACCTATTTGGAGGATCTCACTGGGCTGACAGAGTTGATGAAATCAGCTAGCTCTTTTCAACTGGATTGGGATTTGCAGTTGGGGGATGACGACGATGACGACGACATTGTGGAAATTTAA